In the Streptomyces sp. f51 genome, one interval contains:
- a CDS encoding M55 family metallopeptidase yields MKILISADMEGATGVTWPADVLPGTPQWERCRALFTSDVNAAVLGFFDGGADEVLINEAHWTMRNLLLERLDERAEMLTGRHKALSMVEGVQHGDVDGIAFVGYHAGAGMEGVLAHTYLANSITGVWVNDVRASEGLLNAHVVAEYGVPVVLVTGDDVACEDALGYAPEAPKVAVKDHVSRYAAVCRTPARTAADIRAAAKEAAALAVRHEPVAGGPFTVAVEFDAEHLAMAATVVPGVARIGERKIAYTSGTMYEGIRTFKAVTTIASAAVEEQYG; encoded by the coding sequence ATGAAGATCCTCATCAGCGCCGACATGGAAGGCGCCACGGGTGTGACCTGGCCGGCCGACGTGTTGCCGGGGACTCCCCAGTGGGAGCGGTGCCGCGCGCTGTTCACCTCGGACGTGAACGCGGCGGTGCTCGGCTTCTTCGACGGCGGCGCCGACGAGGTGCTGATCAACGAAGCCCACTGGACCATGCGGAACCTCCTCCTCGAACGGCTCGACGAGAGAGCCGAGATGCTCACCGGGCGGCACAAGGCGCTGTCCATGGTCGAGGGCGTGCAGCACGGGGACGTGGACGGCATCGCGTTCGTCGGCTACCACGCGGGAGCGGGCATGGAGGGCGTCCTCGCGCACACCTATCTCGCGAACTCCATCACCGGCGTGTGGGTCAATGACGTGCGGGCCAGTGAAGGACTGCTCAACGCCCACGTGGTCGCCGAGTACGGCGTGCCGGTCGTGCTGGTCACCGGCGACGACGTGGCCTGCGAGGACGCGCTGGGATACGCGCCCGAGGCGCCGAAGGTCGCCGTGAAGGACCATGTCTCGCGGTACGCGGCCGTGTGCCGCACCCCGGCCAGGACCGCCGCGGACATCAGGGCCGCGGCCAAGGAGGCGGCCGCGCTGGCGGTGCGGCACGAACCGGTCGCCGGCGGACCGTTCACCGTCGCCGTGGAGTTCGACGCCGAGCACCTGGCCATGGCCGCCACCGTCGTGCCGGGGGTCGCACGGATCGGCGAGCGGAAGATCGCGTACACCAGCGGCACGATGTACGAGGGTATTCGGACCTTCAAGGCGGTCACCACGATCGCCTCGGCCGCGGTGGAGGAGCAGTATGGCTGA
- a CDS encoding class I SAM-dependent methyltransferase, with amino-acid sequence MSVNSRYRGAWEGFWREAPDGPGEVLWDAEPALTAAVHLAHFEPHLTAPDLPLVDIGCGNGTQTRFLADRFPRVIGTDLVSAALDHARAADAAGQARYRLLDAADKTETEALHAELGDANIYMRGVLHQSDPDDRQPLADGLATLAGDRGRVFLVELAEAAGPVLRAMAQGPDGPPAKLAPVFRHGIAPGAVEDAAVPEHLRQAGLTVLASGELPLFTTEHTPDGTLIELPSRWLVAGRPG; translated from the coding sequence ATGAGCGTGAACAGTCGGTACAGAGGAGCCTGGGAGGGCTTCTGGCGTGAGGCCCCCGACGGACCGGGCGAGGTCCTCTGGGACGCCGAGCCCGCCCTCACGGCCGCGGTCCACCTCGCCCACTTCGAGCCGCACCTGACCGCCCCCGACCTGCCGCTGGTGGACATCGGCTGCGGCAACGGCACCCAGACCCGGTTCCTGGCCGACCGGTTCCCGCGGGTCATCGGCACCGACCTGGTGTCCGCCGCGCTCGATCACGCCCGCGCCGCCGACGCGGCCGGGCAGGCGAGGTACCGGCTGCTCGACGCGGCGGACAAGACCGAGACCGAGGCGCTGCACGCGGAGCTCGGCGACGCCAACATCTACATGCGGGGCGTGCTCCACCAGTCCGATCCGGACGACCGGCAGCCGCTCGCGGACGGACTGGCCACCCTGGCGGGCGACCGGGGCCGCGTCTTCCTCGTCGAACTCGCCGAGGCCGCAGGTCCCGTCCTGCGCGCGATGGCCCAGGGCCCGGACGGCCCTCCGGCCAAGCTGGCCCCGGTGTTCCGGCACGGCATCGCCCCGGGCGCGGTCGAGGACGCGGCGGTCCCCGAGCATCTGCGCCAGGCCGGCCTCACGGTTCTCGCCAGCGGCGAACTCCCGCTCTTCACGACCGAGCACACGCCCGACGGCACCCTGATCGAACTTCCCTCGCGGTGGCTGGTGGCCGGCCGCCCCGGGTGA
- a CDS encoding M20/M25/M40 family metallo-hydrolase, whose protein sequence is MADERALDEVVRFTSDLIRIDTTNRGGGDCQERPAAEYAAALLAEAGLEPTLLERTRGRTNVVARLEGTDPSADALLVHGHLDVVPAQAGDWSVHPFSGEIRDGVVWGRGAVDMKNMNAMILSVVRSWAREGVRPRRDLVIAFTADEEASAEDGSGFLADEHPGLFEGCTEGISESGAFTFHDGGGRQLYPIAAGERGTGWLKLTARGRAGHGSKVNRSNAVTRLAAAVTRIGAHEWPLRITPTVRAALTELASLYGVDGDLDDVDALLGKLGPAASLVEATVRNSANPTMLSAGYKINVIPGEAVAYVDGRYLPGGEDEFRTTMDRLTGPDVEWEFHHHEVALQAPLDSPTYARMRAAVEEFAPEGHVVPYCMSGGTDAKQFSRLGITGYGFAPLKLPEGFDYQAMFHGVDERVPVEALHFGVRVLDRFLRTA, encoded by the coding sequence ATGGCTGACGAACGGGCACTCGACGAGGTCGTCCGGTTCACCTCCGACCTCATCCGGATCGACACGACCAACCGGGGCGGCGGGGACTGCCAGGAGCGCCCGGCCGCCGAGTACGCCGCCGCCCTCCTGGCCGAAGCGGGCCTGGAACCCACCCTCCTGGAGCGCACCAGGGGCCGCACGAACGTCGTGGCCCGGCTGGAGGGCACCGACCCGTCCGCCGACGCGCTGCTGGTCCACGGTCATCTGGACGTGGTGCCCGCCCAGGCCGGGGACTGGAGCGTGCACCCCTTCTCCGGGGAGATCCGCGACGGTGTCGTCTGGGGACGCGGCGCGGTCGACATGAAGAACATGAACGCGATGATCCTCTCCGTGGTCCGGTCCTGGGCGCGCGAAGGGGTACGGCCCCGGCGTGACCTCGTCATCGCCTTCACCGCCGACGAGGAGGCGAGCGCCGAGGACGGCTCCGGCTTCCTGGCCGACGAGCACCCCGGACTCTTCGAGGGCTGCACCGAGGGCATCAGCGAGTCGGGGGCGTTCACCTTCCACGACGGCGGCGGACGGCAGCTGTATCCGATCGCGGCGGGGGAGCGCGGCACCGGCTGGCTCAAGCTCACCGCGCGGGGACGGGCGGGCCACGGCTCCAAGGTGAACCGGAGCAACGCGGTGACCCGGCTGGCCGCGGCGGTCACCCGCATCGGCGCCCACGAGTGGCCCCTGCGCATCACCCCGACCGTGCGGGCCGCCCTGACCGAACTCGCGTCCCTGTACGGCGTGGACGGCGACCTGGACGACGTCGACGCCCTGCTCGGCAAGCTGGGCCCGGCCGCCTCCCTCGTCGAGGCGACCGTCCGCAACAGCGCCAACCCGACGATGCTCAGCGCCGGTTACAAGATCAACGTGATTCCGGGGGAGGCCGTCGCCTACGTGGACGGCCGGTATCTGCCGGGCGGCGAGGACGAGTTCCGCACGACGATGGACCGGCTCACCGGACCGGACGTGGAGTGGGAGTTCCACCACCACGAGGTGGCGCTCCAGGCGCCGCTGGACTCGCCGACGTACGCGCGGATGCGCGCGGCCGTCGAGGAGTTCGCGCCCGAGGGCCATGTCGTCCCGTACTGCATGTCGGGCGGCACGGACGCCAAGCAGTTCTCCCGTCTCGGCATCACCGGCTACGGCTTCGCGCCGCTCAAGCTCCCGGAGGGCTTCGACTACCAGGCGATGTTCCACGGAGTCGACGAGCGTGTCCCGGTCGAGGCGCTCCACTTCGGTGTCCGGGTCCTCGACCGCTTCCTGCGCACGGCCTAG